A single region of the Rhodopirellula bahusiensis genome encodes:
- the cpaB gene encoding Flp pilus assembly protein CpaB encodes MSDASIAGGRPSIEFNASSLSTLVTHSIAMRNKSVFLILACVCGTIAAIGVSQWMQAQSTGQSSVATVEIFVTAKTIDIAEEITADKIRLEQWPADRVPTGASGKLEDVEGKFARQRFYEGEPVMPVKLMADANGSSQTIPVGFSVVSMRADPESSVATLVRPGDRVDVMAYFVKSELIPETTAKTVLTGVRVFAVDGRTEREVDPELEAKPARSISLLIHKKDTPAWTYASELGKIRLTLGNPSDINETKDGETDGGAGQEFLRWLSDYQIAQAQREEDNNRVETPVVKPSIQAPKKEKKRGFKMLKMSGGVLTEYWIEEGSSVPKVLAESGREDLEETNTDLRTRPGADYPLPSENELDDPSAPTDYSYLNGSQSPFYNSGPPKADGSRPDEFGPTSR; translated from the coding sequence GTGAGTGACGCTTCCATTGCGGGCGGTCGGCCATCGATCGAATTCAACGCGAGCAGTCTGTCAACTCTGGTTACCCACTCGATTGCCATGCGAAACAAATCAGTCTTCCTCATCCTGGCCTGCGTTTGCGGCACGATCGCCGCGATCGGCGTTAGCCAGTGGATGCAAGCTCAGTCGACGGGTCAGAGTTCAGTCGCGACGGTCGAAATCTTCGTGACCGCGAAAACCATTGACATTGCCGAAGAAATCACCGCCGACAAAATCCGTCTCGAACAATGGCCTGCCGATCGCGTTCCCACGGGAGCCAGCGGGAAACTCGAAGACGTCGAAGGCAAGTTTGCGCGTCAACGTTTCTACGAAGGCGAACCCGTGATGCCGGTCAAATTGATGGCCGATGCCAACGGTTCTTCACAAACCATTCCAGTCGGCTTCAGCGTCGTATCGATGCGTGCTGACCCGGAAAGCAGCGTTGCAACTTTGGTACGCCCCGGCGACCGAGTCGATGTGATGGCGTACTTCGTCAAAAGCGAATTGATCCCCGAGACAACCGCGAAAACAGTTTTGACGGGCGTGCGAGTCTTCGCCGTTGACGGTCGAACCGAACGCGAAGTTGATCCAGAGCTCGAAGCCAAACCGGCTCGTTCGATCTCGCTCCTGATTCATAAGAAGGACACACCCGCTTGGACCTATGCCAGCGAACTTGGAAAGATTCGCCTGACGCTGGGCAACCCGAGCGACATCAACGAAACAAAAGACGGTGAAACGGACGGCGGTGCCGGCCAAGAGTTCTTGCGTTGGTTGTCGGACTATCAAATCGCACAAGCTCAACGCGAAGAAGATAACAATCGCGTCGAAACTCCTGTCGTGAAGCCATCCATCCAAGCACCCAAAAAAGAGAAGAAGCGGGGCTTCAAGATGTTGAAGATGTCCGGCGGTGTGTTGACGGAATACTGGATCGAAGAAGGGTCCAGCGTGCCGAAGGTGTTGGCTGAATCGGGTCGTGAAGACCTCGAAGAAACAAATACCGACCTTCGGACTCGGCCGGGTGCAGATTATCCCCTCCCCAGCGAGAACGAACTGGATGATCCCAGTGCACCAACCGATTACAGCTATCTGAATGGATCGCAAAGTCCATTCTACAACAGCGGACCACCTAAAGCAGATGGTTCGCGACCCGACGAGTTTGGTCCGACCAGCCGCTGA
- a CDS encoding AAA family ATPase yields the protein MSNVLRLALVDPNDSSRETLKAMLLGMDTVWLEADCSRYEFFPDIVDQTTPDVGVISLDTDSTTAIKLIERITRETPDTALLATSAVSDGQLILQAIRAGAREFLTLPLVEDELSSALGRISQTKFGGGDTRNRSCEVIAIAGATGGVGTTSTAVNLGCVLAEESRNSVALLDLDLALGDADVFLDAIPDYTLADVVQNIGRLDIQLLKKSLTKHSSGLYLLPRPVELHDLESIDAESLRKVVGLLKASFTHLIVDLSKTYNALDMIAIESASKVLLVTQLDLPCLRNVVRLMMSFDETEGLADRVEIIVNRAGLDAGQISLKKAKETLGREIFALLPNDYRTMVEVRNNGVPLITQAPKAALTQAFRDVAYRLTHREAGVATEEGAGGEDHAGNESRWKRFWPGTAKA from the coding sequence ATGAGTAACGTCCTACGATTGGCCTTGGTCGATCCAAACGACTCGTCCCGCGAAACTCTCAAAGCAATGCTTCTGGGGATGGACACCGTTTGGCTAGAAGCGGACTGCTCACGCTACGAGTTCTTCCCTGACATCGTTGATCAAACGACTCCGGACGTCGGCGTCATTTCATTGGACACGGATTCAACCACCGCGATCAAACTGATCGAGCGGATCACTCGTGAGACACCTGACACGGCACTGCTCGCGACCAGTGCAGTCAGCGACGGACAATTGATTCTGCAGGCGATTCGCGCTGGGGCTCGCGAATTTCTGACGTTGCCATTGGTGGAAGACGAACTGTCATCCGCTCTCGGCCGAATCAGCCAGACCAAATTTGGTGGTGGAGACACTCGCAACCGTTCTTGCGAAGTGATTGCGATCGCGGGAGCAACCGGTGGCGTTGGAACGACCAGCACCGCGGTCAACTTGGGTTGTGTGCTGGCGGAAGAAAGCCGAAACAGCGTCGCTTTGCTGGACCTCGATTTGGCACTTGGCGACGCCGATGTCTTCTTGGATGCGATTCCCGACTACACACTCGCCGACGTGGTTCAAAACATTGGTCGGTTGGACATCCAACTGCTCAAGAAGTCTTTGACGAAGCACTCCAGCGGTTTGTACTTGTTGCCGCGACCGGTCGAGTTGCACGACCTCGAATCGATTGACGCCGAGAGCCTCCGCAAGGTGGTCGGTTTGTTGAAAGCTTCGTTCACGCACCTGATTGTCGATCTGTCCAAGACCTACAACGCTTTGGACATGATCGCCATCGAATCCGCATCGAAGGTGTTGTTGGTCACTCAGTTGGACTTGCCATGCCTTCGCAACGTGGTTCGATTGATGATGAGCTTCGACGAGACGGAAGGCTTGGCCGACCGCGTGGAAATCATCGTCAACCGAGCTGGTTTGGACGCCGGACAAATCAGCCTGAAGAAAGCAAAGGAAACTCTCGGACGAGAGATCTTTGCTTTGCTTCCCAACGACTACCGAACGATGGTCGAAGTCCGCAACAACGGTGTGCCGTTGATCACGCAAGCCCCGAAGGCAGCCTTGACCCAGGCTTTCCGGGACGTTGCGTATCGATTGACCCACCGGGAAGCCGGAGTGGCAACGGAAGAAGGAGCCGGAGGCGAAGACCACGCCGGCAACGAAAGCCGCTGGAAACGATTCTGGCCCGGCACAGCCAAGGCTTAA
- a CDS encoding type II and III secretion system protein family protein encodes MRVCTFLIRRDRLVRCLVAAVLALATIPCTQPVMAQSATTLASAAGDHQINQTVERMDLIVKSSRILSLGERIPRFQVHNEEVLGATPVSENQIQVFGKTPGTTQINLWDTEDKLYTIDVTVVADAREVEGILNSQLPLASLRVTPIGESAIISGYVTSVDDVDKAVAITEQFYTTVINNIQVVGIQQVLLHTKIMEVSRTKLRQLGVDLAVLDDSFTLLNGPSGLLNVDALGTFPDDGAILGPIGPITNSNSNVRLNMSNNFEAVISALEEQRLVKLLAEPTVVATHGRPARFTVGGRIPTIIPGQNGQVQISYEDYGTSIDFLPFVVGPGRIRLEVRPEVSEPDPSRAVTIDGTNVTAFTTRYVETAVEMQAGQTFALAGLLQSRTESTISRTPFFGSLPYVGSLFRQTQELRNEIELLIMVTPELVEAMDPHEVPRGGPGMNTHSPDDKELYALGHIEVPNLKANDCYNENLQPGIDGGYQGAPIESGPMLHQPPIYQAPMNGVPGQAYPQGEIVDPTMSTPQASRNAPQRSMPNASGYYPPRTAQNTTPPANNRFGAGELLPPNAIIPGPEPTKVADGVIVSQPEYR; translated from the coding sequence ATGCGAGTGTGCACTTTTCTTATCCGTCGCGACCGTTTGGTCAGATGCTTGGTTGCCGCCGTTCTCGCGTTGGCGACGATCCCATGCACCCAACCGGTGATGGCGCAGTCTGCTACGACGCTTGCTTCTGCCGCGGGTGATCACCAGATCAACCAAACCGTTGAGCGGATGGATTTGATCGTCAAGAGCAGCCGCATTCTTTCGCTCGGCGAACGCATCCCCCGCTTCCAAGTTCACAACGAAGAAGTCTTGGGTGCAACTCCGGTTTCCGAAAACCAAATCCAGGTCTTCGGCAAGACTCCCGGTACCACACAGATCAACCTCTGGGACACCGAGGACAAGCTGTACACGATCGACGTCACCGTCGTCGCGGATGCTCGCGAAGTCGAAGGCATCCTCAACTCACAGTTGCCACTCGCATCGCTTCGCGTCACGCCGATTGGTGAATCGGCAATCATCTCGGGTTATGTGACCAGCGTCGACGATGTGGACAAAGCGGTTGCGATCACGGAACAGTTCTACACGACTGTGATCAACAACATTCAAGTGGTCGGCATTCAGCAAGTCCTGTTGCATACCAAGATCATGGAAGTCAGCCGTACAAAGCTTCGCCAATTGGGCGTCGACCTCGCCGTCTTGGACGACAGCTTCACGTTGCTCAATGGACCTTCCGGTCTTCTCAACGTGGACGCACTGGGTACGTTCCCTGATGACGGAGCGATTCTCGGTCCCATCGGCCCGATCACCAACAGCAACAGCAACGTTCGCTTGAACATGAGCAACAATTTTGAAGCAGTAATCAGCGCTTTGGAAGAACAACGCTTGGTCAAACTGTTGGCGGAGCCGACGGTTGTTGCCACCCACGGTCGTCCGGCCCGATTCACTGTCGGTGGTCGCATTCCGACGATCATCCCGGGTCAAAACGGGCAAGTTCAAATTTCGTACGAAGACTATGGTACGAGCATCGACTTCCTTCCCTTCGTCGTCGGCCCCGGCCGGATTCGTTTGGAAGTTCGACCAGAAGTCAGCGAGCCCGACCCGTCGCGTGCCGTCACCATCGACGGTACGAACGTCACCGCGTTCACGACTCGATATGTCGAAACAGCCGTCGAAATGCAAGCGGGGCAAACGTTCGCTCTGGCCGGTTTGCTGCAAAGTCGGACCGAATCAACCATCAGCCGAACGCCCTTCTTCGGAAGTCTTCCCTACGTCGGATCACTGTTCCGTCAAACGCAAGAGCTTCGTAACGAAATCGAGCTGTTGATCATGGTAACGCCTGAATTGGTGGAAGCGATGGATCCACACGAAGTCCCTCGCGGCGGCCCAGGCATGAACACACATTCGCCTGACGACAAAGAGCTCTACGCTTTGGGACACATCGAAGTGCCCAACTTGAAGGCCAACGATTGCTACAACGAGAACCTGCAACCTGGCATCGACGGTGGCTATCAAGGTGCACCGATCGAATCCGGTCCGATGTTGCATCAACCGCCGATCTACCAGGCACCCATGAACGGCGTTCCCGGCCAAGCCTACCCGCAAGGCGAGATCGTTGATCCAACCATGTCGACTCCGCAAGCCTCGCGGAACGCACCGCAACGGTCGATGCCGAACGCATCCGGCTACTACCCGCCTCGGACGGCACAAAACACCACGCCTCCCGCCAACAATCGTTTTGGTGCCGGCGAATTGCTTCCTCCGAATGCAATCATTCCTGGTCCTGAACCAACAAAGGTTGCGGATGGTGTGATCGTCAGCCAACCGGAATACCGATGA